CTGTCGGGCGTACTGTTCGCCGTGATGGACCGCATTGCGGCTGGCGGCAAGCCGCATTAAGCCTGCCTGGACAGTGCAAGCGAGTTGCATATTTGCGGGTTCGGCGGGGATTCGTTCCCCGCTTTGCCTGATGCCGGGCGAGTTTGGTTATACTGGCTCGCCATCCGGCAAAGACCGACAAAAACAGATTTATACAGACAGAAAAATCCGTTCGTTAAGAGGAAGAGGAAACCCCAAGATGCTCGCCCGATTCTGTACGCGTGTTGCTGCCCTGGCGCTGGCCAGCATCACCTTTTTACCGCTTTCAGCGCATGCTGCCATCGCCAAAGCCGAGCCTTTTCCCCACGCTGTGCTCTGGCGTATCGACAAGGCTGGCGTACCGTCGTCCTGGCTGTTTGGCACCGCCCACGTGGCCGATCCACGTGTCACCACGCTGTCTGACCCGGTAGCGCAGGCGTTTGAGTCGTCCGACCAGGTTTATACCGAGGTCAAAACCGATTTCAGCATGATGATGGAACTGGCCAAGGCCGTCTTGCGCCCGGAAGGCGATTTATTGCCCGCCCATATCAGCGATGCGTACTACCAGAAACTGCTGCCGGAACTGGCTGCGCGTGATTATCCCGAAGTCGCTACCCGCCGCCTGAAAACCTGGGCTGCAGCCATGCTGATGATGGAACCCAAGAAACAAAGCGGCCAGATCACGCTGGATTTGCTGCT
This genomic interval from Silvimonas soli contains the following:
- a CDS encoding TraB/GumN family protein; this encodes MLARFCTRVAALALASITFLPLSAHAAIAKAEPFPHAVLWRIDKAGVPSSWLFGTAHVADPRVTTLSDPVAQAFESSDQVYTEVKTDFSMMMELAKAVLRPEGDLLPAHISDAYYQKLLPELAARDYPEVATRRLKTWAAAMLMMEPKKQSGQITLDLLLAKMAIESGKNYSGLETVQEQLSLFENIPEDKQRTLLYALLDHQEVFAAQINKVIDAYVARDIPAIERLSEQGDVPMPAADEAYFDKWNKKDLLIDRNLRFAQRLQEPLAKGGNFIAIGAMHLPGPQGLVALLRKAGYTLTPVFDAPTVSAAK